A region of Pseudomonas sp. Marseille-Q3773 DNA encodes the following proteins:
- a CDS encoding sulfurtransferase has product MPLAQLITPQQLAERLGSAKLVILDCRFALEDVDYGQRSYAQGHIAGAHFADLERDLSGPVSKGRTGRHPLPDAQRLVERLREWGVDNDSEVVLYDDGPGAFAARAWWLLAWLGKRSGVAILDGGLKAWHAAHLPLSLDPPARREGTFTGEPDARLLIDAGHLAKRLGADDLTLLDARALPRFRGEVEPIDPVAGHIPGAQCAAFTDNLGADGCFLPAEQLRQRFAEKLAGRAPEQLVAYCGSGVTACHNLFALALAGYPLGKLYAGSWSEWINDPAHGVATGE; this is encoded by the coding sequence ATGCCCCTTGCGCAATTGATCACCCCGCAGCAGTTGGCCGAGCGTCTGGGTTCGGCCAAGTTGGTGATACTCGACTGCCGTTTTGCTCTGGAGGATGTGGACTATGGCCAACGCAGCTACGCCCAGGGGCATATTGCCGGGGCGCATTTTGCCGACCTGGAGCGTGACCTGAGCGGGCCGGTGAGCAAAGGCCGCACCGGGCGTCATCCGTTGCCGGATGCGCAGCGGCTTGTCGAACGCCTGCGCGAGTGGGGCGTGGACAATGACAGCGAGGTGGTGCTGTACGACGATGGCCCTGGCGCCTTTGCCGCCCGAGCATGGTGGCTGCTGGCCTGGCTGGGCAAGCGCAGCGGTGTGGCGATCCTCGACGGCGGGCTGAAGGCCTGGCATGCGGCACACCTGCCGCTGAGCCTCGACCCGCCAGCCAGGCGGGAAGGCACCTTCACAGGTGAGCCGGACGCCAGGCTGCTGATCGATGCCGGGCACCTAGCCAAGCGTTTGGGTGCAGATGACCTGACTTTGCTCGACGCGCGTGCCTTGCCGCGGTTTCGTGGGGAAGTGGAGCCGATCGACCCGGTGGCGGGGCATATCCCGGGCGCCCAGTGCGCAGCGTTCACCGACAACCTGGGGGCTGACGGGTGCTTCCTGCCGGCGGAGCAGCTCAGGCAGCGCTTTGCCGAGAAGCTGGCCGGGCGCGCGCCGGAGCAGTTGGTTGCGTATTGCGGATCTGGGGTAACTGCTTGCCATAACCTGTTTGCGCTGGCGCTGGCGGGGTATCCGCTGGGCAAACTGTATGCCGGGTCCTGGAGTGAATGGATCAACGACCCGGCGCATGGCGTAGCGACCGGCGAATGA
- a CDS encoding TetR/AcrR family transcriptional regulator: protein MAPRMKTRERIVQNSLELFNQQGERSVSTNHIAAHMEISPGNLYYHFPNKQAIIALLFSQYEELVDSFLRPPQGRPATVEDKRFYLKALLAAMWNYRFLHRDLEHLLDSDPELAARYRRFSERCLRQGQAIYRGFVEAGILAMVPAQIESLTINAWIVLTSWVRFLSTTREHSAHLGEEAFKRGVYQVLVLELGFVTENARSAVDALCQEFHVPFNQALAQ from the coding sequence ATGGCGCCGCGCATGAAGACCCGAGAGCGCATCGTGCAGAACAGCCTGGAGCTGTTCAACCAGCAGGGTGAACGTAGCGTCAGTACCAACCACATTGCCGCGCACATGGAAATCTCACCCGGCAACCTGTATTACCACTTCCCCAACAAGCAGGCGATCATCGCCCTGTTGTTCAGCCAGTACGAAGAACTGGTGGACAGCTTCCTGCGCCCGCCGCAAGGCCGCCCAGCGACCGTGGAAGACAAACGCTTCTACCTCAAGGCCCTGCTGGCCGCAATGTGGAACTACCGCTTCCTGCACCGTGACCTGGAGCATCTGCTCGACAGTGACCCGGAACTGGCCGCCCGTTACCGGCGCTTTTCCGAGCGCTGCCTGCGCCAGGGCCAGGCCATCTACCGCGGCTTCGTCGAGGCGGGAATCCTGGCCATGGTACCGGCGCAGATCGAATCGCTGACCATCAACGCCTGGATCGTGCTGACGTCCTGGGTGCGTTTTCTCAGTACCACGCGGGAGCATTCCGCGCATTTGGGCGAAGAAGCCTTCAAGCGCGGCGTCTATCAGGTGCTGGTGCTGGAGCTTGGCTTCGTCACCGAGAATGCCCGCAGCGCGGTGGACGCCCTGTGTCAGGAATTCCATGTACCGTTCAACCAGGCCCTGGCGCAGTAG
- a CDS encoding coniferyl aldehyde dehydrogenase: MNSPSALPPVPSDTDLATMFAVQRRAVSGNPLPPAAQRRQWLKSLREALLAGQAELIEAIGQDFEGRSANETLLAELLPSVQGLRHAEKHLQRWMRASRRRVGLAFQPASAQVRYQPLGVVGIIVPWNYPLFLAIGPLTCALAAGNRVMLKLSEATPACGRALKQLLERVFPSDLVSVVLGEVEVGKAFARLPFDHLLFTGATSVGRQVMLAAAHNLTPVTLELGGKSPAIVSANVPLDSAAERIAFGKTLNAGQTCVAPDYVLVPRERLQAFSDAYQRAVRRLYPRIADNPDYTAIINPYQLQRLQGLLDDASAKGAQVLDIYPNETRQGRRLPPHLLLDVHDDMQVMQDEIFGPLLPLVPYDSLEQALAYINQRPRPLALYYFGYDRAGQEQVLRHTHSGGVCLNDTLLHVAQDDLPFGGIGPSGMGHYHGHDGFLTFSKAKAVLAKQRFNAARLIYPPYGKALQRLVFKLFIR; encoded by the coding sequence ATGAACTCGCCTAGTGCCCTGCCTCCTGTGCCATCCGACACCGACCTGGCGACGATGTTCGCTGTTCAGCGCCGGGCCGTTTCCGGCAACCCCCTGCCACCCGCGGCGCAGCGGCGGCAATGGCTGAAAAGCCTGCGCGAGGCCTTGCTGGCTGGCCAGGCGGAGCTGATCGAAGCCATCGGCCAAGACTTTGAAGGGCGCAGCGCCAACGAGACCCTGCTGGCCGAACTGCTGCCTTCGGTGCAGGGCCTGCGCCACGCCGAAAAACACCTGCAACGCTGGATGCGCGCCAGCCGGCGCCGGGTCGGCCTGGCCTTCCAGCCCGCCAGCGCGCAGGTGCGTTATCAACCCTTGGGCGTGGTCGGCATCATCGTGCCGTGGAATTACCCGCTGTTCCTGGCCATCGGCCCGCTGACCTGCGCCCTGGCCGCTGGCAACCGGGTCATGCTCAAGCTCAGCGAAGCCACACCGGCTTGTGGACGCGCGCTGAAACAGCTGCTGGAGCGCGTGTTCCCCAGTGACCTGGTCAGCGTGGTGCTTGGCGAAGTCGAGGTGGGCAAGGCCTTCGCCCGCCTGCCTTTCGACCACCTGCTGTTCACCGGTGCCACCAGCGTCGGGCGTCAGGTGATGCTGGCTGCGGCACACAACCTGACCCCGGTCACTCTGGAACTGGGTGGCAAGTCGCCGGCGATTGTCTCGGCCAACGTACCGCTGGACAGCGCCGCCGAACGCATCGCCTTCGGCAAGACCCTGAATGCTGGCCAGACCTGCGTCGCCCCCGACTACGTGCTGGTGCCGCGCGAGCGGCTACAGGCCTTCAGCGACGCCTACCAGCGTGCGGTACGCCGGCTGTACCCGCGCATCGCCGATAACCCCGACTATACCGCCATCATCAACCCGTACCAGCTGCAGCGCTTGCAGGGCCTGCTGGACGACGCCAGTGCCAAGGGCGCGCAGGTTCTGGACATCTACCCCAACGAAACCCGCCAGGGTCGGCGCCTGCCGCCGCACCTGTTGCTCGACGTGCACGACGACATGCAAGTGATGCAGGACGAGATCTTCGGCCCGCTGCTGCCGCTGGTGCCCTACGACAGTCTCGAACAGGCGCTGGCCTACATCAACCAACGACCACGCCCGCTGGCGCTGTACTACTTCGGCTATGACCGCGCCGGCCAGGAGCAGGTGCTGCGCCACACCCATTCCGGCGGCGTATGCCTGAACGACACCCTGCTTCACGTAGCCCAGGACGACCTGCCGTTCGGCGGCATCGGCCCTTCGGGTATGGGCCACTACCACGGCCATGACGGGTTCCTCACCTTCAGCAAGGCCAAGGCGGTATTGGCCAAGCAACGCTTCAATGCCGCGCGGCTGATCTACCCGCCTTATGGCAAAGCCCTGCAGCGCCTGGTTTTCAAGCTATTCATCCGCTGA
- a CDS encoding twin-arginine translocation pathway signal protein yields the protein MHRRDLLRFSLGASLIQAGTSLVGCRAQTAATGYHALRDDDLPLLSALIPVVLAETQAAETLVLHSLDHKLAALSPEMLKLTRQLFDVLSLPLTRGPLTGVWGAWEQASPAQVRAFLQRWQDSSLNLLRMGHASLLQLLQMAWYERPESWAACGYPGPPKI from the coding sequence ATGCACCGTCGCGATCTGCTGCGTTTCAGCCTTGGCGCCAGCCTGATCCAGGCCGGCACCAGCCTGGTCGGCTGCCGCGCACAAACAGCCGCGACCGGTTACCACGCATTGCGCGACGATGACCTGCCGCTACTAAGTGCGCTGATCCCGGTGGTCCTGGCCGAAACCCAGGCCGCCGAAACATTGGTGCTGCACAGCCTCGACCACAAGCTGGCGGCGCTGTCACCTGAGATGCTCAAGCTCACCCGGCAACTGTTCGACGTGCTCAGCCTGCCGCTCACCCGCGGCCCCCTGACAGGTGTCTGGGGCGCCTGGGAACAAGCCAGCCCCGCGCAAGTCAGGGCCTTCCTGCAGCGTTGGCAGGACAGCTCGCTGAACCTGCTGCGCATGGGCCACGCCTCGCTACTGCAGTTGCTGCAGATGGCCTGGTACGAACGCCCTGAATCCTGGGCCGCCTGCGGCTACCCAGGGCCACCGAAGATCTGA